The following are from one region of the Nicotiana tomentosiformis chromosome 7, ASM39032v3, whole genome shotgun sequence genome:
- the LOC104116028 gene encoding heavy metal-associated isoprenylated plant protein 47-like → MKQKVVLNVSVNGCKSRPSMEKFVLGCLVPCLVQDATCKNKVMSIAATLSGVEKVSIEVEKNELTVIGEGIDPVKLVNILRKKVGYAKMVSVGPEKKEEKPAEETVQPVLTVPHVVCCNNSNRVPHMVEMWEVDPYYSNTSCLPFR, encoded by the exons ATGAAG CAAAAGGTGGTTCTTAATGTGTCTGTCAATGGATGCAAGTCTCGTCCCAGTATGGAGAAGTTTGTTTTAGGTTGTTTGGTACCTTGTCTGGTTCAAGACGCTACATGCAAAAATAAAGTCATGTCCATTGCAGCAACTTTATCAG GGGTGGAGAAAGTAAGTATAGAAGTAGAAAAGAACGAGCTGACAGTGATTGGAGAGGGAATAGATCCAGTAAAGCTGGTGAACATACTTAGGAAAAAGGTGGGATATGCTAAGATGGTGAGCGTTGGTcctgaaaagaaagaagaaaaacctGCTGAAGAAACAGTGCAGCCAGTTCTAACAGTGCCTCATGTGGTCTGTTGTAATAATAGTAATCGAGTACCCCACATGGTTGAAATGTGGGAAGTTGATCCTTACTACTCTAACACCTCCTGCCTTCCATTTCGGTGA